The DNA window ACGGCACCTGCATCCGCGACTACATCCATGTCTCGGACGTCGCCTCGGCGCATGTCGCCGCCGCCGAGCGGCTGGCGGCGGACCCGGCCGGCGAGACCTCGCTGGTCCTCAACATCGGCCGGGGCGAAGGGGTGTCGGTCCGCGAGGTGCTGGCTGTGGTGGGCCGGGTGACCGGGTACGACCTCGCCCCCGAGGTCACCGCGCGGCGGCCCGGCGACCCCGCCCGGGTGGTGGCCTCCGCCGACCTGATCCGCAAGGAGCTGGGCTGGACGGCCCGCCATGGGGTGGCGGAGATGGTGGCCTCCGCGTGGGAGGGCTGGTGCCTGCGCCACCCCGAGGCCCGTCGGCGGGGCTGACAGGCCGGTCTGGGCCGGTCTGGGCTGGTCTGGGGCCGGGGCCGGGGCCGGGGCCGGGGCCGGGCTACTGCGGGTCGTCGGGGATGGCGGTGCCGTACACCGAGTCGAGGGCGTAGACGCAGCGGTCCTTGCTGCCGACGAAGACCCGGCCGTCGACCGCCACCGGGGAGCCGGTGAGCTCGCCCTTGGTGCCCAGCTCCCAGCGGAGCCGACCGGTGGCCAGGTCGACCGTGTGCAGCGAGCGGTCGCGGCTGCCGATGTGCACCAGGCCGCCGGCCACCGCCGGGGAGCCGACCACCTCGCCGCGCGCTCCGTACCGCCACAGCTCCCGGCCGTCGGCGGCGTCGAAGGCGAAGACCGTCTCGCCGCTGGCCAGCAGCACCGAGCCGTCCGCCACGACCACCGGTTCGGCGCCCTGCCGGCTGGCGGTGCGGCCGCGCCAGCGCGGGCGGCCGGTGGTGGCGTCCAAGGCGTAGAGGGTGCCCAGGTAGTCGGCGACATAGACGCCGGGGGCGGTCCGGGTGAGGCCGGGGGCATGTCCGGCGGTGTCCGGGTCCAGGGCGGGCGGGGTGAAGAGGACCACCGGCGCCTCGAAGCGCCAGCGCTCCGCGCCGGTCGCGGCGTCCAAGGCCATGACCCGGGTGCCGGCGGTGACATAGAGGGTGCCGTCCCGCTCCACCGGGCGGGCCGGGACGTCCTCGCC is part of the Peterkaempfera bronchialis genome and encodes:
- a CDS encoding outer membrane protein assembly factor BamB family protein, with product MSNDVWGTPVVADGTLFVSSFEVHALDIATGQRRFKTRDVAWATAVCDGRVHAADGPHLYTLDAADGTERWRRTLDGWIYSLDGAAGAVCVGVRGGGVQVRSAADGTELWRAAGAQQDYETPQSGPALVGDSVYYYGGGLLRAADLRTGRVRWTVAVGEDVPARPVERDGTLYVTAGTRVMALDAATGAERWRFEAPVVLFTPPALDPDTAGHAPGLTRTAPGVYVADYLGTLYALDATTGRPRWRGRTASRQGAEPVVVADGSVLLASGETVFAFDAADGRELWRYGARGEVVGSPAVAGGLVHIGSRDRSLHTVDLATGRLRWELGTKGELTGSPVAVDGRVFVGSKDRCVYALDSVYGTAIPDDPQ